TGGACGGGGAGATCGCCCCGGTGGTGACCTTGGGGACGATGTAGCCGTTGCGGTACAGCCCGGTGAACAGCTCCTGCACCACCGCGTAGTGGTTGCGGGTGGTGGTGCGGGTGAACAGGTCGTACGACAGGCCCAGCGCCCGCAGGTCCTCGGCGATCACCCGGTTGTACCGGTCGGCCAGCTCGCGCGGGGTGACCCCCTCGGCGTCGGCCTGCACCTGGATCGGGGTGCCGTGCTCGTCGGTGCCGGACACCATGAGCACGTCGTGACCGGCCATCCGCATGTACCGGGCGAAGACGTCGGAGGGAACGCCGAATCCGGAGACGTGGCCGATGTGGCGCGGGCCGTTGGCGTAGGGCCAGGCGACCGCGGCGAGAACGTGACTCATGAGCGTCAAGCCTAGTGAGTGCCGGAGGCGACCCGCGAACCAATAGGGCCGGAGGCGCCGGCGTACGTCCGATTTGTCGCCGACACGCGCCCTGAGCTGCCCGGCGAGCCGACGGTGCCGGTGTGAAATGAACGTCGTGACCAGCAGACCAGCGGCACCTGAACCGTCGGCCGCCGCTCAGGCCGGGCGCGCCGCACGCGCCGCACCAGGCGTCCCGGTCGCCCCGCAGCCCCGGGTCGACCCCGCCGACCCGACGGTGGAGGTGGAACCGACCACCGGGGCGCCGGTGGACGCCGTGCCCCGCCGGGTACCGGTACGGCAGCCACGCTGGCAGCGGCGCCTGGCCCCGGCGGGCGACGACGCGGCCGGCTGGGCGCCGATCGAGGAGGTGCACTGGGACGGCACGCCGCTGCGTGACGAGCCGCGCCGCCGCGCCGGCCGCGCCCGCGCCCGGCGGGAACCGGCCCGCCCGGTCCATCCGCCGGACCCGCCCGCCGGCCTCGCCGTGCTTGTGTCGTTGAGCCTGCTCGCGGCGTTCTTCGCCTGGGTGAGCGCCGGCCCGCTCTGGCTGGCGGTGGGCCACTCGACGAGCGGCACGGTGATGATCACCGAGTGCGTGGGCGGCGGGCTCACCCAGCGCTGCCGGGGCATCTTCCTGGCCGACCACGACCGCTTCGAGGCCCAGGGCGTACGGGTCAGCGGCGTGCCGGCCGGGCGCACCGCCACCGGCAGCGTGCTGCCGGCCCGGATGACCGGACCGGACGGCGCCACCGCGTACGCGGACCGAAGCGTCGGCGGGCACCTGCGCTGGCTGCTCGGGCTGGCCCTGGTGGGGGGTTGCGCGGCCGGGATCGCCAGGTGGACCGGCGCGATCCGGCTGGCGGACCCGCGCCAGCGACGCTGGGCGGTGGGCCTGGCGCTGGGCGGCCCGCTGCTCATCACCGTCGGTTTCCTCATCACCGCCTGGTAAGGCGGGGCCCCCGCTTAACACGTCGTTGTTAAGCGGGGGCCCCGCCTCTACCGAAAGCGTTAAGCGGGGCCCCTCCTTACACCCTCAGCGGTGCACCAGCTCGTAGACCTCGCGACGGCGCAGCCCGTACGCGGTGGCGACCTCGCTGATCGCGTCTCGGCGGGAGGACCCGGCCGCCTCCCGCTCGGCCACCGCGGCACGCAGCGCGTCGTCGTCGGGACGGATCGCGGGGGTCGCCGGGGCGCCGGCGACGACAAGCGTGATCTCGCCGCGCACGTCGCCGGCGGCGGCCCACTCGGCCAGTTCGCCGAGCGGCCGGCGGACCACTTCCTCGTAGGTCTTGGTCAGCTCGCGGCAGAGCGCGGCGGGCCGGTCCGGGCCGAACGCCTCGGCCAGGTCGACGAGCGCGCCGGCGATCCGGTGGGTCGCCTCGAAGAGCACGAGCGTGCGTTCCTCGGCGGCGAGGGCGCGCAGGCGGGAGCGGCGGGCGCCGGGAGTGCGGGGCAGGAAGCCCTCGAAGCAGAACCGGTCGCAGGGCAGGCCGGACAGCGCCAGCGCGGTGGTGACCGCACTGGGCCCGGGGGCGGCGGTCACCGGGACGCCGGCTTCCAGCGCGGCCCGGACCAGGCGGTAGCCGGGGTCGGAGACGCTCGGCATGCCGCCGTCGGTGACCAGGGCGACGGTGTAGCCGGCGACGAGCACCTCGGCGAGTTCCGGGGTACGCCGTTCCTCGTTGCCCTCGAAGTAGGAGACGATCCGGCCGGGCACGGTGACGTCGAGGTCGCGGGCCAGCCGGGTGAGCCGGCGGGTGTCCTCGGCGGCGACCACGTCGGCGGTGGCGAGCACCTCGCGGAACCGGGCGGACGCGTCGGCCGGATTTCCCAACGGCGCGCCGAGCAGCACCAACCGCCCTACGTCGGACATTTCCCCCACGACGTGCGCTCCTTCATCGACGGTCGTACCAATTTCGGGGACGACTGACGCCACCGGGCACTCCGGCAGCCTACGATCGCCGGGTGACGAGTGCGTCGACAGCACAGGAGCCCTCCCCCACCACCGACCGGGCCGTCGGCTCGCCGGGCGACGACGACGGCGGGGGTGGCGGCGGCGGGATCCCGGCCGCGGTCCGACGCCGGCTCGCCACCGTCGACGACCGTCTCGGGCAGGGGCAGGCGTGGCTGGCCACCGCCGTGGTGGTGGCCATCGCCGCGATCCTGCGCTTCGTCGGGCTCAGCCAGCCGCCCGGCAAGATCTTCGACGAGACCTACTACGCCAAGGACGCGTACGGGCTGATCGACCGCGGCGTCGAGTGGAACTACAAGGACAACGGCCCCTCGTACGTGGTCCACCCGCCGCTGGGCAAGTGGTTGATCGGGATCGGCGAGTGGGCGTTCGGCTACCAGGACGCCGAGAGCAACGTCTCGGTGCCGGGGCACCTGACGACCACCGCGCCGGAGTTCGGCTGGCGCTTCGCCGCCGCGGTCTGCGGCACGCTGTCGGTGCTGCTGCTGGTGCGCATCGGCCGGCGGATGTTCCGGTCCACCACGCTCGGCTGCGCGGCCGGCCTGCTGCTCGCGTTGGACGGCTTCCACCTGGTGCTGTCCCGCACGGCGATCCTCGACATCTTCGTGCTGCTGTTCGTGCTGGCCGCGTTCGGCGCGCTGGTGCTCGACCGGGACGCCCGACGGCGACGCTGGGCCCGGGCGTTGGCGGACGGGCTCGATCCGACGGTGCCCGGGCGGGCCGGCCGGCCGCCGTCGGGCTGGCGGAACTGGCCGTGGTGGCGGCTGGCCGCCGGGGTGCTGCTCGGGTGCGCCTGCGCGGTGAAGTGGAACGGGCTCTACTTCCTCCCGGCGTTCGCGCTGCTGGTGCTGTTCTGGGAGGTCGGGGTCCGCCGCTCGGCCGGGGTCCGCCGGCCCTGGCGCGACGCCGTGCTCGACGAGCTGCCCTGGTTGCTCGTGGCCGGCGTGCTGATGCTTGTCACCTACGTGGCCACCTGGTCGGGCTGGCTGCTCAGCGACGAGGGCTACTACCGCCTGGCCAGCCGGTATCCGAACGTGCCGGGGATGAGCGACACGCCGTTCATCGGCCCGCTGATCAACCTGTGGGAATATCACAAGGCCGCGTACGGGTTCCACGCCCAGCTCGACGACCCGCACAAATACCAGTCCTGGCCGTGGCAGTGGCTGCTGCTGGGCCGCCCGGTGGCGTTCCACTGGTCCGGCACCGGCGACTGCGGCGCGTCGAGCTGCGCCTCCGAGGTGCTGCTGCTGGGCACTCCGCTGCTCTGGTGGTCGTTCCTGCCGGCGCTCGCCGCGACCGCTTGGCTGGGCCTGGCCCGGCGGGACTGGCGGGCCGGGGCGATCCTGCTGACCGTGGCCGCCGGCCTGCTGCCCTGGTTCTGGCTCGCCTTCGACGGCCGGACGATGTTCTCCTTCTACGCCGCGCCCGCGGTGCCGTTCATGGTGCTCGCGGTGGTCTACGTGCTCGGCGCGATCGTCACGCCCGCGCCTGTCACCTCGACGGCGGCGCCGCCCAGCGCCGAGCAGGTGAACGACCGCAGGCTGGTCGGCGGCATCATCGCGGGCGCGTACGTGCTGCTGGTGGCGCTCTGTTTCGCGTACTTCTATCCGATCTTCGTGGGCACGGTCATGCAGTATGCGGACTGGTCGGCCCGGATGTGGTTGGACGGCCGCTGGATCTGAGCGCGGGCAGACGCACGACGGCCCGGTGGGATTTCCCACCGGGCCGTCGTCGTGGCTCGTGATCGCCTCGCCGGCCGACTGAACGGGCCGGGACACGAAAACGCGCGCCCCGATCGCCTGCCACGGGGGAAGCGGGCGATTGGGGCGCGCAAGACAGAGCTTAACCACACTGCGCCGGGCGCACAACGGGTGCAGCGGAGTCAGATTTCCGACCGATACCACCCCCGAATGGTTTACGTCGAGCAGTTAACGGTCGGACCCCACCCGGATGATCTTCCAAAGTGGATCTCACTACACTTCGCCCGGTGATCAACAAGAGACGATCGACGGCCGTCCTGTTCGGACTGCTGGCGGCGACCGCGCTGATCGGTCCGAGCCCCGCCGGGGCCGACGACGAGACCACCGAACCCGCCGCCGAACCCCCCAAGGTCGAGCTGGTCCTGGACGTCAGCGGTTCGATGCGGGCCCGCGACATCGACGGACGCAGCCGGATCTCCGTGGCGCAGCAGGCGTTCAACGAGGTGGTCGACGGCCTGCCGGACGAGACACAGCTCGGCATCCGGGTGCTCGGCGCCACCTACCGGGGCAAGGACAAGAAGCAGGGCTGTCGGGACACCCAGCAGATCGTGCCGGTCGGCCCGGTGGACCGCACCCAGGCCAAGGCCGCCGTCGCCGGGCTCCGCCCGACCGGCTTCACCCCGGTCGGGCTGGCGCTGCGCTCCGCCGCGCAGGACCTGGGCACCGGCAGCACCACCCGCCGGATCGTGCTGATCACCGACGGCGAGGACACCTGCGCCCCACCCGACCCGTGCCAGGTCGCCCGCGAGCTGGCCGCCCAGGGCACCCGGCTGGTGGTCGACACGCTCGGCCTGGCCCCGGACGAGAAGGTACGCCGGCAGTTGCTCTGCATCGCCGGGGCCACCGGCGGCACCTACACCGCGGCGCAGAGCGCCGAGGAGCTGACCGGCCGGATCAAGCAACTGGTCGACCGTGCCCGGGACACGTACACCGCCGCGCCGGCGGTGGTCGGCGGCGCGGCGGACTGCGCGGGCGCGCCGCTGCTCGCCGCCGGCGTCTACACCGACCGGGAGGCGTTCTCCGAACACCGCTGGTACCGGGTGCCGGTACGCCCGGGGCAGGAGCTGCGCGCCTCGGTGAGCATCGCGCTGGACCGGCCGGTCAACCCGGACTACGGCGTGCTGCTGCGCGCGACCGCGCCGGACGGGCGGGAGCTGGTCCGCGGCGTCGACGCCGGCAGCGGCCGTACCGACGTGGTCTCGGCCGGGCTGCGCTGGTCGGC
The genomic region above belongs to Micromonospora sp. WMMD1128 and contains:
- a CDS encoding VWA domain-containing protein produces the protein MINKRRSTAVLFGLLAATALIGPSPAGADDETTEPAAEPPKVELVLDVSGSMRARDIDGRSRISVAQQAFNEVVDGLPDETQLGIRVLGATYRGKDKKQGCRDTQQIVPVGPVDRTQAKAAVAGLRPTGFTPVGLALRSAAQDLGTGSTTRRIVLITDGEDTCAPPDPCQVARELAAQGTRLVVDTLGLAPDEKVRRQLLCIAGATGGTYTAAQSAEELTGRIKQLVDRARDTYTAAPAVVGGAADCAGAPLLAAGVYTDREAFSEHRWYRVPVRPGQELRASVSIALDRPVNPDYGVLLRATAPDGRELVRGVDAGSGRTDVVSAGLRWSAAEEEDAASPEPTPSGTRAARTVCLVVSNSFAPRSGASAEPGMPVELTVDVVAASPAPDGPDLGRGWALLLLLTLAGLVTGLGAGLLTRWWVATWREN
- the rsmI gene encoding 16S rRNA (cytidine(1402)-2'-O)-methyltransferase, which translates into the protein MGEMSDVGRLVLLGAPLGNPADASARFREVLATADVVAAEDTRRLTRLARDLDVTVPGRIVSYFEGNEERRTPELAEVLVAGYTVALVTDGGMPSVSDPGYRLVRAALEAGVPVTAAPGPSAVTTALALSGLPCDRFCFEGFLPRTPGARRSRLRALAAEERTLVLFEATHRIAGALVDLAEAFGPDRPAALCRELTKTYEEVVRRPLGELAEWAAAGDVRGEITLVVAGAPATPAIRPDDDALRAAVAEREAAGSSRRDAISEVATAYGLRRREVYELVHR
- a CDS encoding phospholipid carrier-dependent glycosyltransferase yields the protein MTSASTAQEPSPTTDRAVGSPGDDDGGGGGGGIPAAVRRRLATVDDRLGQGQAWLATAVVVAIAAILRFVGLSQPPGKIFDETYYAKDAYGLIDRGVEWNYKDNGPSYVVHPPLGKWLIGIGEWAFGYQDAESNVSVPGHLTTTAPEFGWRFAAAVCGTLSVLLLVRIGRRMFRSTTLGCAAGLLLALDGFHLVLSRTAILDIFVLLFVLAAFGALVLDRDARRRRWARALADGLDPTVPGRAGRPPSGWRNWPWWRLAAGVLLGCACAVKWNGLYFLPAFALLVLFWEVGVRRSAGVRRPWRDAVLDELPWLLVAGVLMLVTYVATWSGWLLSDEGYYRLASRYPNVPGMSDTPFIGPLINLWEYHKAAYGFHAQLDDPHKYQSWPWQWLLLGRPVAFHWSGTGDCGASSCASEVLLLGTPLLWWSFLPALAATAWLGLARRDWRAGAILLTVAAGLLPWFWLAFDGRTMFSFYAAPAVPFMVLAVVYVLGAIVTPAPVTSTAAPPSAEQVNDRRLVGGIIAGAYVLLVALCFAYFYPIFVGTVMQYADWSARMWLDGRWI